A genomic window from Cupriavidus basilensis includes:
- a CDS encoding NuoB/complex I 20 kDa subunit family protein, which translates to MAIEGVLNEGFVTTTADKLINWTRTGSLWPMTFGLACCAVEMMHAGAARYDMDRFGVIFRPSPRQSDVMIVAGTLCNKMAPALRKVYDQMAEPRWVISMGSCANGGGYYHYSYSVVRGCDRIVPVDIYVPGCPPTAEALIYGIIQLQNKIRRTNTIARKG; encoded by the coding sequence ATGGCAATCGAAGGCGTTCTCAATGAAGGCTTCGTCACGACTACCGCTGACAAGCTGATCAACTGGACCCGCACCGGGTCGCTCTGGCCGATGACCTTTGGCCTGGCGTGCTGCGCTGTGGAAATGATGCATGCTGGCGCCGCGCGCTACGACATGGACCGCTTCGGCGTGATTTTCCGCCCGTCGCCGCGCCAGTCGGACGTGATGATCGTGGCCGGCACGCTGTGCAACAAGATGGCCCCCGCGCTGCGCAAGGTCTATGACCAGATGGCAGAGCCGCGTTGGGTGATCTCGATGGGTTCCTGCGCGAATGGCGGTGGCTACTATCACTACTCGTATTCGGTGGTGCGTGGTTGCGATCGGATCGTGCCGGTGGATATCTATGTGCCTGGCTGCCCCCCGACGGCGGAAGCGCTGATCTACGGCATCATCCAGCTGCAGAACAAGATCCGTCGCACCAACACCATCGCGCGCAAGGGCTGA
- the nuoE gene encoding NADH-quinone oxidoreductase subunit NuoE, protein MLSAEALKEIDRAIAKYPADQKQSAVMAALAVAQGEVGWVSPEVMQFVASYLDMPPVWVEEVATFYNMYDTKPVGKYKLTVCTNLPCALSGGERAGDYLKQKLGIGYNETTPCGTFTLKEGECMGACGDAPVMIVNNTRMCSHMSDAKLDALVDELKAAGSTAAKGDK, encoded by the coding sequence ATGCTATCAGCAGAAGCTCTCAAGGAAATCGATCGCGCGATCGCCAAGTATCCGGCTGACCAGAAGCAGTCGGCCGTGATGGCGGCGTTGGCCGTGGCGCAGGGCGAAGTGGGCTGGGTCTCCCCGGAAGTCATGCAGTTTGTTGCCAGCTACCTCGACATGCCGCCGGTATGGGTCGAGGAGGTCGCAACCTTCTACAACATGTACGACACCAAGCCGGTCGGCAAGTACAAGCTGACCGTCTGCACCAACCTGCCGTGCGCACTCTCCGGCGGCGAACGTGCCGGCGACTACCTCAAGCAGAAGCTGGGGATCGGCTACAACGAAACCACCCCGTGCGGCACCTTCACCCTCAAGGAAGGCGAGTGCATGGGTGCCTGCGGCGACGCACCGGTGATGATCGTCAACAATACCCGCATGTGCAGCCATATGAGCGACGCCAAGCTGGACGCGCTCGTCGACGAGCTCAAGGCCGCCGGCAGCACTGCAGCCAAGGGGGACAAGTAA
- the tpiA gene encoding triose-phosphate isomerase: MRQKLVIGNWKMHGSLAANVTLLEAIKAAPASARLAVCAPFPYLAQCQALLAGSAVAWGAQDVSAEARGAFTGEVAASMLAEFGASYALVGHSERRSYHGETDATVAAKAVRALEFGIVPVVCVGESLAQREAGETEAVVGRQLGAVLEALSLDQLGRIVLAYEPVWAIGTGKTASSEQAQAVHAFLRAQVAARDAGVAARMAMLYGGSVKPDNAAELFSMPDIDGGLIGGASLKSDDFLAIGNA, from the coding sequence GTGAGACAAAAGCTCGTTATCGGCAACTGGAAGATGCACGGCAGCCTGGCTGCCAATGTGACCTTGCTGGAAGCGATCAAGGCGGCGCCCGCAAGCGCGCGCCTGGCAGTATGCGCGCCGTTCCCGTATCTTGCGCAGTGCCAGGCGTTGCTGGCCGGGTCCGCGGTGGCCTGGGGCGCGCAGGACGTGTCCGCCGAGGCGCGCGGTGCCTTCACGGGCGAAGTCGCGGCCTCCATGCTGGCTGAGTTCGGTGCTTCGTATGCCCTGGTGGGGCATTCGGAGCGGCGCAGCTACCATGGCGAGACGGATGCCACGGTAGCGGCCAAGGCGGTGCGCGCGCTGGAGTTCGGCATTGTGCCGGTGGTGTGCGTGGGCGAGAGCCTGGCGCAGCGCGAGGCAGGCGAGACCGAGGCCGTGGTAGGCCGTCAGCTCGGCGCCGTGCTCGAGGCCTTGTCGCTCGACCAGCTCGGGCGCATCGTGCTGGCCTATGAGCCGGTGTGGGCGATCGGCACGGGCAAGACCGCAAGCAGCGAGCAGGCCCAGGCCGTGCACGCTTTCCTGCGCGCCCAGGTGGCGGCGCGCGACGCAGGCGTGGCCGCTCGCATGGCCATGTTGTATGGCGGCAGCGTGAAGCCGGACAATGCGGCAGAACTATTTTCCATGCCCGACATCGACGGGGGCCTTATCGGAGGCGCCTCGCTGAAGTCGGACGATTTCCTCGCGATCGGCAACGCCTGA
- a CDS encoding NADH-quinone oxidoreductase subunit A, whose product MNLEAYFPVLIFIIFGVVLGIALMSIGRILGPNKPDPAKLSPYECGFEAFEDARMKFDVRYYLIAILFILFDLETAFLFPWGVALRDIGWPGFFAMGVFLLEFIVGFVYIWKKGALDWE is encoded by the coding sequence TTGAATCTCGAAGCCTACTTCCCCGTCCTCATCTTCATCATCTTCGGTGTCGTGCTCGGCATTGCACTGATGTCGATTGGCCGAATTCTCGGTCCAAACAAACCTGATCCCGCGAAGCTCTCTCCGTACGAGTGCGGCTTCGAAGCGTTCGAGGACGCGCGCATGAAGTTCGACGTGCGCTACTACCTCATCGCTATTCTTTTTATCCTGTTCGATCTCGAGACCGCCTTCCTGTTTCCCTGGGGTGTAGCCCTGCGGGATATCGGCTGGCCGGGTTTCTTCGCCATGGGCGTGTTTCTGCTGGAATTCATCGTGGGCTTCGTCTACATCTGGAAAAAGGGCGCGCTCGATTGGGAGTGA
- a CDS encoding NAD(P)H-quinone oxidoreductase yields MQAIEIREYGAPEVLQLAQRPDPVPKAGEILIRVAAAGINRPDVFQRTGNYPVPPGASDLPGLEVAGVVAGGDLAHPDNRFGLKLGDRVCALVQGGGYAELCVAPAAQCLPVPECLSDVEAAALPETFFTVWSNVFDRGYLGRGPLGKDETLLIQGGSSGIGTTAIQIAKALGHKVFVTAGSADKCRACEELGADRAINYKTEDFVAEVKALTGSRGADVILDMVAGPYLARELSCVADDGRIVIIALLGGAKAEIPLGDILRRRITVTGSTLRPRPAAFKGEIAQALHQHVWPLLAAGKIKPVIHQTFPAAQAADAHRLMESSEHIGKIVLTW; encoded by the coding sequence ATGCAAGCCATCGAAATCCGCGAGTACGGCGCCCCCGAAGTCCTGCAACTGGCGCAACGCCCCGACCCGGTGCCCAAGGCCGGCGAGATCCTGATCCGCGTGGCCGCGGCCGGCATCAACCGTCCCGACGTATTTCAACGTACCGGCAACTACCCGGTGCCACCGGGCGCGTCCGACCTGCCGGGCCTGGAAGTGGCCGGCGTGGTGGCCGGCGGCGACCTGGCGCACCCCGACAACCGTTTCGGCCTGAAGCTGGGTGACCGTGTGTGCGCGCTGGTGCAGGGCGGCGGTTACGCCGAGTTGTGCGTGGCCCCCGCAGCGCAATGCCTGCCGGTGCCGGAGTGCCTGTCGGATGTCGAGGCGGCCGCATTGCCGGAGACGTTCTTCACCGTGTGGAGCAACGTCTTCGATCGCGGCTACCTGGGCCGCGGCCCGCTGGGCAAGGACGAGACGCTGCTGATCCAGGGCGGCTCGAGCGGCATCGGCACGACCGCCATCCAGATCGCCAAGGCCCTGGGCCACAAGGTCTTCGTTACCGCCGGCAGCGCCGACAAGTGCCGGGCCTGCGAGGAACTGGGCGCCGACCGTGCCATCAACTACAAGACCGAAGATTTTGTCGCCGAGGTGAAAGCGCTGACCGGCAGCCGTGGCGCGGATGTCATCCTCGACATGGTGGCTGGCCCGTATCTGGCGCGCGAACTGTCCTGCGTCGCCGACGATGGCCGCATTGTGATCATCGCGCTGCTGGGCGGCGCCAAGGCCGAGATCCCGCTGGGCGATATCCTGCGCCGCCGTATCACCGTGACAGGCTCCACGCTGCGTCCCCGCCCGGCGGCGTTCAAGGGCGAGATCGCGCAGGCGCTGCACCAGCACGTGTGGCCGCTGCTGGCGGCGGGCAAGATCAAGCCGGTGATCCACCAGACCTTCCCGGCCGCCCAGGCCGCCGATGCGCATCGCCTGATGGAGTCCAGCGAGCATATCGGCAAGATCGTCCTGACCTGGTAA
- a CDS encoding NADH-quinone oxidoreductase subunit C has product MSNLDTLKAALEKVLGKRIQKLVEALGEITLIVKADDYLESALMLRDDPSLHFEQLLDVCGVDYSTYGDGAWDGSRFAAVTHLISIKHNWRLRVRVFAPDDDVPVVPSLTDVWNSANWFEREAFDFYGIVFEGHNDLRRLLTDYGFVGHPFRKDFPVSGYVEMRYDPEQKRVIYQPVTIEPREVTPRVIREENYGGLQH; this is encoded by the coding sequence ATGTCGAACCTCGATACTCTGAAGGCCGCGCTCGAAAAGGTACTGGGCAAGCGTATCCAGAAACTGGTAGAGGCGCTAGGCGAGATTACCCTTATCGTCAAGGCCGATGACTACCTGGAAAGCGCGCTGATGCTGCGCGACGATCCCTCACTGCATTTTGAGCAACTGCTCGATGTGTGCGGCGTCGACTATTCCACCTATGGCGACGGCGCCTGGGACGGCTCCCGTTTCGCGGCCGTGACGCACCTGATTTCGATCAAGCACAACTGGCGCCTGCGCGTACGCGTGTTCGCGCCGGACGACGACGTGCCCGTGGTGCCTTCGCTGACCGACGTCTGGAACTCGGCGAACTGGTTCGAGCGCGAGGCGTTCGACTTCTACGGCATCGTGTTCGAAGGCCACAACGACCTGCGCCGCCTGCTGACCGACTACGGTTTCGTCGGCCACCCGTTCCGCAAGGATTTCCCGGTCTCGGGCTATGTCGAGATGCGCTACGACCCCGAGCAAAAGCGGGTGATCTATCAGCCCGTCACGATCGAGCCGCGCGAGGTCACGCCCCGCGTGATCCGCGAAGAGAACTACGGCGGCTTGCAGCACTGA
- the nuoF gene encoding NADH-quinone oxidoreductase subunit NuoF encodes MTSLHDRHIKPLILAGLDGSNWHLDDYVKRGGYQQLKRILTEKITPEQVIADVKASGLRGRGGAGFPTGLKWSFMPRQFPGQKYLVCNTDEGEPGTFKDRDIIRYNPHALIEGMAIGAYAMGITVGYNYIHGEIWNEYKIFEQALEEARAAGFLGDNILGSGFDFQLHAHHGYGAYICGEETALLESLEGKKGQPRFKPPFPASFGLYGKPTTINNTETFAAVPFLLSIGPENYLKMGKPNNGGSKIFSISGDVERPGNYEIPLGTPFATLLELAGGMRGGKRIKAVIPGGSSAPVVPGDMMMASDMDYDSIAKAGSMLGSGAVIVMDETRCMVRSLLRLSYFYFEESCGQCTPCREGTGWLYRMVNRIEHGEGRQEDLDLLNNVAENIMGRTICALGDAAAMPVRGMLKHYWKEFEYHVEHKQCMVPAYS; translated from the coding sequence ATGACCTCTCTGCACGACCGTCATATCAAGCCGCTGATCCTGGCTGGCCTCGATGGCAGCAACTGGCACCTCGACGACTACGTCAAGCGCGGTGGCTACCAGCAGCTCAAGCGCATCCTGACCGAGAAGATTACGCCCGAACAGGTGATCGCGGACGTCAAGGCCTCCGGCCTGCGCGGCCGTGGCGGCGCGGGGTTTCCCACCGGCCTGAAGTGGAGCTTCATGCCGCGTCAGTTCCCCGGCCAGAAATACCTGGTCTGCAACACCGACGAGGGCGAGCCCGGTACCTTCAAGGACCGCGACATCATCCGCTACAACCCGCATGCGCTGATCGAAGGCATGGCCATCGGTGCGTACGCGATGGGCATCACCGTGGGCTACAACTACATCCACGGCGAGATCTGGAACGAGTACAAGATCTTCGAGCAAGCCCTCGAAGAGGCGCGTGCCGCCGGTTTCCTGGGTGACAACATCCTGGGCTCGGGCTTCGACTTCCAGTTGCACGCCCACCACGGCTACGGCGCCTACATCTGTGGCGAGGAAACCGCGCTGCTCGAATCGCTGGAAGGCAAGAAAGGCCAGCCGCGCTTCAAGCCGCCGTTCCCGGCCAGCTTCGGCCTGTACGGCAAGCCGACCACCATCAACAACACGGAAACGTTTGCCGCGGTGCCGTTCCTGTTGTCGATCGGGCCGGAAAATTACCTGAAGATGGGCAAGCCGAACAACGGCGGCTCCAAGATCTTCTCGATCTCCGGCGACGTCGAGCGCCCCGGCAACTACGAGATCCCGCTGGGCACGCCGTTCGCGACCCTGCTGGAACTCGCCGGCGGCATGCGCGGCGGCAAGCGCATCAAGGCAGTGATCCCGGGCGGCTCGTCCGCGCCGGTGGTGCCGGGCGACATGATGATGGCGTCCGACATGGACTATGACTCGATCGCCAAGGCCGGCTCGATGCTGGGCTCGGGCGCGGTGATCGTGATGGACGAGACGCGCTGCATGGTTCGCTCGCTGCTGCGTCTGTCGTATTTCTACTTTGAAGAATCGTGCGGCCAGTGCACGCCGTGCCGTGAAGGCACCGGCTGGCTCTATCGCATGGTGAATCGTATCGAACACGGAGAAGGGCGCCAGGAAGATCTGGACCTGCTCAATAACGTCGCTGAAAACATCATGGGCCGCACTATCTGCGCGCTTGGTGATGC
- a CDS encoding NADH-quinone oxidoreductase subunit D — MADIKNYTLNFGPQHPAAHGVLRLVLELDGEVIQRADPHIGLLHRATEKLAEQKTWIQSVPYMDRLDYVSMMVNEHAYVMAIEKMLGLEVPIRAQYIRVMFDEITRLLNHLMWIGSHALDVGAMAVFLYAFREREDMFDMYEAVSGARMHAAYYRPGGVYRDLPDTMPQYKASKIHNERAIKAMNEARSGSLLDFIEDFTNRFPKYVDEYETLLTDNRIWKQRLVGIGVVSPERALQMGFTGPMLRGSGIEWDLRKKQPYEVYDRMDFQVPVGVGGDCYSRYLVRVEEMRQSNNIIKQCIDWLRRNPGPVMSDNHKVAPPSRVDMKSNMEELIHHFKLFTEGIHVPEGETYAAVEHPKGEFGIYAISDGANKPYRLKIRAPGFAHLAALDEMAKGHMIADAVTIIGTQDIVFGEIDR, encoded by the coding sequence ATGGCAGACATCAAGAATTACACCCTTAACTTCGGCCCGCAGCACCCTGCGGCACACGGCGTGCTGCGCCTTGTGCTGGAGCTGGACGGCGAAGTCATCCAGCGCGCCGACCCCCATATCGGCCTGCTGCACCGTGCCACCGAAAAGCTGGCCGAGCAGAAAACCTGGATCCAGAGCGTGCCGTACATGGACCGCCTCGACTACGTGTCGATGATGGTCAACGAGCATGCCTACGTGATGGCCATCGAGAAGATGCTGGGTCTCGAGGTGCCGATCCGTGCGCAATACATCCGCGTGATGTTCGACGAAATCACGCGCTTGCTGAACCACCTGATGTGGATCGGCTCGCACGCGCTCGACGTGGGCGCGATGGCGGTGTTCCTGTACGCCTTCCGCGAACGCGAAGACATGTTCGACATGTATGAGGCGGTGTCGGGCGCGCGCATGCACGCGGCCTACTACCGTCCGGGCGGCGTCTACCGCGATCTGCCGGACACGATGCCGCAATACAAGGCGTCGAAGATCCACAACGAGCGCGCCATCAAGGCCATGAACGAAGCGCGTTCGGGCTCGCTGCTGGACTTCATCGAGGACTTCACCAACCGCTTCCCGAAGTACGTCGACGAATACGAGACGCTGCTGACGGACAACCGGATCTGGAAGCAACGCCTGGTTGGCATCGGCGTGGTGAGCCCCGAGCGTGCGCTGCAGATGGGCTTTACCGGCCCGATGCTGCGCGGCTCCGGCATCGAGTGGGACCTGCGCAAGAAGCAGCCCTACGAAGTGTATGACCGCATGGACTTCCAGGTGCCGGTGGGCGTGGGCGGCGATTGCTACTCCCGCTACCTGGTGCGCGTGGAAGAAATGCGCCAGTCCAACAACATCATCAAGCAGTGCATCGACTGGCTGCGCCGCAATCCGGGCCCGGTGATGAGCGACAACCACAAGGTTGCGCCGCCGTCGCGCGTGGACATGAAGTCGAACATGGAAGAGCTGATCCACCACTTCAAGCTCTTCACCGAAGGCATTCACGTGCCCGAAGGCGAGACTTATGCGGCGGTGGAGCACCCGAAGGGCGAGTTCGGCATCTATGCCATCTCCGACGGTGCGAACAAGCCGTATCGCCTGAAGATCCGTGCCCCGGGCTTTGCCCATCTGGCCGCACTGGATGAAATGGCCAAGGGCCACATGATTGCGGATGCGGTAACGATCATCGGTACGCAAGACATCGTCTTCGGCGAAATCGACCGCTGA
- the secG gene encoding preprotein translocase subunit SecG, giving the protein MAIFKTLLVVAQILSALGVIGLVLLQHGKGADVGAAFGSGASGSLFGATGSANFLSRTTAVLATLFFICTLSLTLMGNYRPAASLGVMGSAPAVAPAVAGASAPAAASAAAASNPSAPAVPK; this is encoded by the coding sequence ATGGCAATTTTCAAAACTTTGTTGGTAGTGGCGCAGATACTGTCCGCGCTTGGCGTGATTGGCCTGGTGCTGCTGCAGCATGGCAAGGGCGCCGATGTTGGTGCGGCGTTTGGCTCGGGGGCCTCGGGCAGCCTGTTCGGCGCCACCGGCTCGGCCAACTTCCTGTCGCGTACCACCGCCGTGCTGGCGACGCTGTTCTTCATCTGCACGCTGAGCCTGACGCTGATGGGCAACTATCGGCCGGCAGCTTCGCTGGGCGTGATGGGCTCCGCGCCCGCGGTGGCACCGGCCGTGGCGGGAGCTTCGGCGCCTGCTGCCGCATCGGCTGCCGCGGCCTCGAATCCTTCTGCGCCTGCTGTACCGAAATAA